A region from the Chrysoperla carnea chromosome 4, inChrCarn1.1, whole genome shotgun sequence genome encodes:
- the LOC123298299 gene encoding uncharacterized protein LOC123298299: MEDQFKDDILRPIENDKVLELRDLYLIDWPKYCSAYYHIEMAHTWMTKYNANTKFYSVEGNFDDATLIFITREPGWNATIVYYYTLDETNARLYKGLSKTKRINWNEEICTLKHYRHQLSVAFDLAKELKLHFHYLDTTALWWLPKEKALEFEIKIPDNTFISPLSVEHAKKIHGVWPFKAHRPIEYIENMIKYNNGVGIFDQNDKTLMAWILLNDYGSLAILQTDENYKRRGYAKIVTKALCKKFAENNMDSLSFITLGNTPSETLFEGLGFKIVDYLCWVGMKPSKNKL; the protein is encoded by the exons ATGGAAGATCAATTTAAGGACGATATTTTACGACCAATAGAAAATGATAAAGTCTTGGAATTGAGAGATTTATATCTAATAGATTGGCCTAAATATTGTTCGGCTTATTACCACATTGAGATGGCTCATACTTGGATGACAAAGTACAATgcaaataccaaattttatagtGTGGAAGGAAATTTTGACGATGCAACTCTGATTTTTATTACAAGAGAGCCG GGCTGGAATGCAACTATAGTGTACTACTACACTTTAGACGAAACAAACGCACGTCTCTACAAAGGATTAAGTAAAACAAAACGTATTAATTGGAATGAAGAAATTTGTACACTTAAACATTACAGACATCAATTGTCGGTGGCATTTGATCTCGCAAAAGAACTTAAActacattttcattatttagatACGACAGCACTTTGGTGGCTTCCTAAAGAAAAAGCTTTAGAGTTTGAAATTAA aatcccaGATAATACATTTATCAGTCCATTATCAGTAGAACATGCGAAAAAAATTCACGGTGTATGGCCTTTTAAAGCCCATCGCCCAAtcgaatatattgaaaatatgataaaatataataatggagttggaatatttgatcaaaatgatAAGACATTAATGGCATGGATTTTACTAAACGATTATGGATCACTTGCAATACTTCAAACTGATGAAAATTATAAGCGTAGAGGCTACGCAAAGATAGTTACAAAAGCTTTATGTAAAAAGTTTGCTGAAAACAATATGGATAGTTTAAGTTTTATTACATTAGGTAATACGCCTTCGGAGACATTGTTTGAAGGTTTAGGATTCAAAATTGTTGATTATTTATGTTGGGTTGGAATGAAACCtagtaaaaataaactataa
- the LOC123297332 gene encoding protein JTB, translating into MIESCPKSRMLLGITLLGALTILVLVVESNWTDTGPRHYKNFPAVENNSTCWLTQKYEVINDCHPCTEFEIASRSIGVCIHTHFKEVLKCANGETVTRSCDRVAWLDERNFWTFEALMFFASVISTLFVRIRRKTLDRRALQRVQRQLANSV; encoded by the exons atgattgAATCGTGTCCTAAAAGTCGTATGCTGCTTGGAATTACACTCCTAGGAGC gttaacCATACTTGTACTTGTAGTGGAATCAAATTGGACAGATACTGGACCcagacattataaaaatttcccagctgtagaaaataattctacATGTTGGCTCACACAGAAATATGAAGTAATTAACGACTGCCATCCATGTACAGAATTTGAAATTGCTAGCCGTAGCATAGGTGTATGCATTCATACTCACTTCAAGGAAGTTTTAAAATGTGCAAATGGTGAAACAGTAACCCGCAGTTGTGATCGTGTAGCATGGTTAGATGAACGTAACTTTTGGACTTTTGAAGCATTAATGTTTTTTGCATCTGTAATTTCAACCTTATTTGTTCGTATTCGACGAAAAACATTAGATCGTCGTGCTTTACAGCGTGTTCAACGACAATTGGCGaatagtgtttaa
- the LOC123297761 gene encoding S1 RNA-binding domain-containing protein 1 isoform X3, whose translation MDLSSENDDVQIIEDSPKKRKTTRKVTTKVAKPTEKKVTRKRKVIESSDDDLEEKIAKPTTKKATLKLKEQQCDDLDDDKIKKPRFEYNNKFDSNGRQWTEEQWLAESNQISVPVARNIIKLFENDNSLPFIARYRRDLTNNMTPEDLRAVKESYEILINVEKKADNVLKSLKTQGMLENRIKYAVLNARTIDEIDHIYAPYKPGSKKTLAERAKELGLEEVALNYLNGTSLQDLNYVANEKQLKFDDVKDGIINIITHVVSHDTKCLENIRKWQAEARDIFIHTKMSKSKTTKEKSNIEQSEKFTNYMDFKINVNFIKPHQVLAINRGEKLKILSVKVQIPERITKLFYSFCNSNWLSKNTNFSETKISWLRTNILKDAFTNAFSKYLEPLMVRLIRTGLKATAEKASITAFENNLKAMLLTRPYQNKILGIDPGFKHGCKYALISETGDVISTGIFYPNLKVDLRDDFSVKKLKSLLEDNNCSTIALGNGTACRETEQWITELKSQNILSKNIKYTIVNESGASIYSCTEEASKEFPNMDTNIISAVSIARRLQDPLSELIKIEPKHLGVGMYQHDLKEKTLTECLDEVIMECVSFVGVNLNTASVTLLRRVCGLNQTRATNIIEHRQKISYFKNRQQLKDVKGIGDKVFEQCAGFLRVAPISAEQESSFYKMKEVNRLDRTWIHPESYHIAEKLLKKCRLNNEDIFTEKCIEKLTEILPQKENFVKEFNTTDNVLQLIFDALTKSIDHDLRLDIDQKPLFKNECIKITDLKKGDCVTGRVENVTDFGSFVDIGVGRNGLIHNSKYMGISLNLGDHVEVEILDVDIGRGRIGLALKCVLNGAVR comes from the exons atggatTTATCATCAGAAAACGATGATGTACAAATTATAGAG GATTCtcctaaaaaaagaaaaaccactCGTAAAGTCACAACGAAGGTTGCTAAACCAACTGAAAAAAAGGTAACACGTAAACGAAAAGTTATAGAATCAAGCGATGATGACTTGGAAGAAAAG ATCGCTAAACCAACCACTAAAAAGGCGACACTCAAACTAAAAGAACAACAGTGCGATGATTTGGACgacgataaaattaaaaaacctagatttgaatataataataaatttgatagtaATGGACGACAATGGACCGAAGAACAATGGTTAGCCGAATCGAATCAAATTTCTGTTCCAGTtgcaagaaatataataaagttatttgAGAATGATAATTCGCTACCATTTATAGCACGATATCGAAGagatttaacaaataatatgacTCCAGAAGATTTACGAGCCGTCAAAGAatcatatgaaatattaataaatgttgaGAAAAAAGCTGACAATGTACTCAAATCACTCAAAACTCAAGGAATGTTAGAAAATCGTATTAAATATGCTGTTTTAAATGCTCGAACTATTGATGAAATTGATCATATT tatgCACCGTATAAACCAGGATCGAAAAAAACCCTTGCAGAACGTGCCAAAGAACTTGGTTTAGAAGAAGTTGCTTTAAATTACTTAAACGGTACAAGTTTGCAAGATTTAAATTATGTAGCAAATGAAAAACAGTTAAAATTTGACGATGTTAAAgatggaattattaatattattactcaTGTAGTTTCACATGATACGAAATGTTTGGAAAACATACGAAAATG GCAAGCAGAGGCTCgagatatttttattcatacaaaAATGAGTAAATCAAAAACGACCAAGGAAAAGTCAAATATAGAACAAAGTGAAAAATTTACGAATTAtatggattttaaaattaatgtaaattttatcaaacCACATCAG gtATTAGCTATAAATCGtggggaaaaattaaaaattttaagtgtaaaaGTTCAAATACCGGAGAGAAtaacgaaattattttattcattttgtaattCAAATTGGTTatcgaaaaatacaaatttttccgaAACGAAAATCAGTTGGCTACGAACCAATATTTTAAAGGATGCATTTACGAATGCATTTTCAAAATACC ttGAACCATTAATGGTTCGTTTAATTAGGACTGGATTAAAAGCTACAGCTGAAAAAGCTTCGATAAcagcttttgaaaataatttaaaagctaTGCTTTTAACACGAccctatcaaaataaaatattgggtATTGATCCTGGATTCAAGCATGGTTGTAAATATGCGTTAATATCAGAGACAGGCGATGTTATTTCAACTGgaatattttatccaaatttaaaaGTGGATCTGCGAGATGattttagtgtaaaaaaattaaaatcattgttGGAAGATAATAATTGTTCAACGATTGCCTTAGGGAATG GTACGGCTTGTCGCGAAACCGAACAATGGATAACCgaattaaaatcacaaaatattttatcaaaaaatatcaaatacacAATTGTCAACGAAAGTGGAGCCAGTATTTATTCGTGTACGGAAGAAGCCTCTAAAGAATTCCCAAACATGGATACGAATATAATAAGTGCTGTATCAATTGCACGTCGTCTCCAAGATCCGTTATCCGAGTTAATCAAAATCGAACCCAAACATTTGGGCGTTGGTATGTATCAACATGACTTAAAAGAGAAAACATTAACAGAATGTTTGGATGAAGTAATCATGGAATGTGTCAGTTTTGTTGGGGTTAATTTGAATACTGCTTCGGTCACCCTGTTACGACGAGTATGCGGTTTAAATCAAACTCGAGCTACAAATATTATAGAGCATCgtcaaaaaattagttattttaaaaatcgtcAGCAATTGAAAGATGTGAAAGGAATTGGGGATAAAGTGTTTGAACAGTGTGCTGGATTTTTGAGAGTTGCACCAATTAGTGCGGAACAGGAaagtagtttttataaaatgaaagaaGTGAATCGGTTGGATCGTACTTGGATACATCCTGAATCCTATCATATCGCTGAAAA gctTTTAAAGAAATGTCGATTAAATAATGAAGACATTTTTACCGAAAAATGTATCGAAAAACTTACAGAGATTTTACcgcaaaaagaaaattttgttaaagaatttAACACTACGGATAATGTACTACAATTAATCTTTGATGCTTTAACTAAATCGATAGATCACGATTTACGATTAGATATTGATCAAaaaccattatttaaaaatgaatgtataaaaataaccgatttaaaaaaggGCGATTGTGTTACAG gTCGAGTTGAAAATGTTACCGATTTTGGTAGTTTTGTGGATATAGGTGTAGGAAGAAATGGTTTGATccataattcaaaatatatggGAATTTCATTGAATTTAGGTGATCACGTTGAAGTTGAAATTCTGGATGTGGATATTGGGCGGGGAAGAATTGGTTTAGCATTAAAATGCGTATTAAATGGTGCCGTACGATAA
- the LOC123297761 gene encoding S1 RNA-binding domain-containing protein 1 isoform X2, whose amino-acid sequence MDLSSENDDVQIIEDSPKKRKTTRKVTTKTAKPTEKKTTRKRKVAESGDDDLEEKIAKPTTKKATLKLKEQQCDDLDDDKIKKPRFEYNNKFDSNGRQWTEEQWLAESNQISVPVARNIIKLFENDNSLPFIARYRRDLTNNMTPEDLRAVKESYEILINVEKKADNVLKSLKTQGMLENRIKYAVLNARTIDEIDHIYAPYKPGSKKTLAERAKELGLEEVALNYLNGTSLQDLNYVANEKQLKFDDVKDGIINIITHVVSHDTKCLENIRKWQAEARDIFIHTKMSKSKTTKEKSNIEQSEKFTNYMDFKINVNFIKPHQVLAINRGEKLKILSVKVQIPERITKLFYSFCNSNWLSKNTNFSETKISWLRTNILKDAFTNAFSKYLEPLMVRLIRTGLKATAEKASITAFENNLKAMLLTRPYQNKILGIDPGFKHGCKYALISETGDVISTGIFYPNLKVDLRDDFSVKKLKSLLEDNNCSTIALGNGTACRETEQWITELKSQNILSKNIKYTIVNESGASIYSCTEEASKEFPNMDTNIISAVSIARRLQDPLSELIKIEPKHLGVGMYQHDLKEKTLTECLDEVIMECVSFVGVNLNTASVTLLRRVCGLNQTRATNIIEHRQKISYFKNRQQLKDVKGIGDKVFEQCAGFLRVAPISAEQESSFYKMKEVNRLDRTWIHPESYHIAEKLLKKCRLNNEDIFTEKCIEKLTEILPQKENFVKEFNTTDNVLQLIFDALTKSIDHDLRLDIDQKPLFKNECIKITDLKKGDCVTGRVENVTDFGSFVDIGVGRNGLIHNSKYMGISLNLGDHVEVEILDVDIGRGRIGLALKCVLNGAVR is encoded by the exons atggatTTATCATCAGAAAACGATGATGTACAAATTATAGAG gaTTCTCCTAAGAAAAGAAAAACCACTCGTAAAGTTACAACAAAGACTGCTAAACCAACTGAAAAAAAGACAACACGTAAACGAAAAGTTGCAGAATCAGGCGATGATGACTTGGAAGAAAAg ATCGCTAAACCAACCACTAAAAAGGCGACACTCAAACTAAAAGAACAACAGTGCGATGATTTGGACgacgataaaattaaaaaacctagatttgaatataataataaatttgatagtaATGGACGACAATGGACCGAAGAACAATGGTTAGCCGAATCGAATCAAATTTCTGTTCCAGTtgcaagaaatataataaagttatttgAGAATGATAATTCGCTACCATTTATAGCACGATATCGAAGagatttaacaaataatatgacTCCAGAAGATTTACGAGCCGTCAAAGAatcatatgaaatattaataaatgttgaGAAAAAAGCTGACAATGTACTCAAATCACTCAAAACTCAAGGAATGTTAGAAAATCGTATTAAATATGCTGTTTTAAATGCTCGAACTATTGATGAAATTGATCATATT tatgCACCGTATAAACCAGGATCGAAAAAAACCCTTGCAGAACGTGCCAAAGAACTTGGTTTAGAAGAAGTTGCTTTAAATTACTTAAACGGTACAAGTTTGCAAGATTTAAATTATGTAGCAAATGAAAAACAGTTAAAATTTGACGATGTTAAAgatggaattattaatattattactcaTGTAGTTTCACATGATACGAAATGTTTGGAAAACATACGAAAATG GCAAGCAGAGGCTCgagatatttttattcatacaaaAATGAGTAAATCAAAAACGACCAAGGAAAAGTCAAATATAGAACAAAGTGAAAAATTTACGAATTAtatggattttaaaattaatgtaaattttatcaaacCACATCAG gtATTAGCTATAAATCGtggggaaaaattaaaaattttaagtgtaaaaGTTCAAATACCGGAGAGAAtaacgaaattattttattcattttgtaattCAAATTGGTTatcgaaaaatacaaatttttccgaAACGAAAATCAGTTGGCTACGAACCAATATTTTAAAGGATGCATTTACGAATGCATTTTCAAAATACC ttGAACCATTAATGGTTCGTTTAATTAGGACTGGATTAAAAGCTACAGCTGAAAAAGCTTCGATAAcagcttttgaaaataatttaaaagctaTGCTTTTAACACGAccctatcaaaataaaatattgggtATTGATCCTGGATTCAAGCATGGTTGTAAATATGCGTTAATATCAGAGACAGGCGATGTTATTTCAACTGgaatattttatccaaatttaaaaGTGGATCTGCGAGATGattttagtgtaaaaaaattaaaatcattgttGGAAGATAATAATTGTTCAACGATTGCCTTAGGGAATG GTACGGCTTGTCGCGAAACCGAACAATGGATAACCgaattaaaatcacaaaatattttatcaaaaaatatcaaatacacAATTGTCAACGAAAGTGGAGCCAGTATTTATTCGTGTACGGAAGAAGCCTCTAAAGAATTCCCAAACATGGATACGAATATAATAAGTGCTGTATCAATTGCACGTCGTCTCCAAGATCCGTTATCCGAGTTAATCAAAATCGAACCCAAACATTTGGGCGTTGGTATGTATCAACATGACTTAAAAGAGAAAACATTAACAGAATGTTTGGATGAAGTAATCATGGAATGTGTCAGTTTTGTTGGGGTTAATTTGAATACTGCTTCGGTCACCCTGTTACGACGAGTATGCGGTTTAAATCAAACTCGAGCTACAAATATTATAGAGCATCgtcaaaaaattagttattttaaaaatcgtcAGCAATTGAAAGATGTGAAAGGAATTGGGGATAAAGTGTTTGAACAGTGTGCTGGATTTTTGAGAGTTGCACCAATTAGTGCGGAACAGGAaagtagtttttataaaatgaaagaaGTGAATCGGTTGGATCGTACTTGGATACATCCTGAATCCTATCATATCGCTGAAAA gctTTTAAAGAAATGTCGATTAAATAATGAAGACATTTTTACCGAAAAATGTATCGAAAAACTTACAGAGATTTTACcgcaaaaagaaaattttgttaaagaatttAACACTACGGATAATGTACTACAATTAATCTTTGATGCTTTAACTAAATCGATAGATCACGATTTACGATTAGATATTGATCAAaaaccattatttaaaaatgaatgtataaaaataaccgatttaaaaaaggGCGATTGTGTTACAG gTCGAGTTGAAAATGTTACCGATTTTGGTAGTTTTGTGGATATAGGTGTAGGAAGAAATGGTTTGATccataattcaaaatatatggGAATTTCATTGAATTTAGGTGATCACGTTGAAGTTGAAATTCTGGATGTGGATATTGGGCGGGGAAGAATTGGTTTAGCATTAAAATGCGTATTAAATGGTGCCGTACGATAA
- the LOC123297761 gene encoding S1 RNA-binding domain-containing protein 1 isoform X1, translating to MDLSSENDDVQIIEDSPKKRKTTRKVTTKVAKPTEKKVTRKRKVIESSDDDLEEKDSPKKRKTTRKVTTKTAKPTEKKTTRKRKVAESGDDDLEEKIAKPTTKKATLKLKEQQCDDLDDDKIKKPRFEYNNKFDSNGRQWTEEQWLAESNQISVPVARNIIKLFENDNSLPFIARYRRDLTNNMTPEDLRAVKESYEILINVEKKADNVLKSLKTQGMLENRIKYAVLNARTIDEIDHIYAPYKPGSKKTLAERAKELGLEEVALNYLNGTSLQDLNYVANEKQLKFDDVKDGIINIITHVVSHDTKCLENIRKWQAEARDIFIHTKMSKSKTTKEKSNIEQSEKFTNYMDFKINVNFIKPHQVLAINRGEKLKILSVKVQIPERITKLFYSFCNSNWLSKNTNFSETKISWLRTNILKDAFTNAFSKYLEPLMVRLIRTGLKATAEKASITAFENNLKAMLLTRPYQNKILGIDPGFKHGCKYALISETGDVISTGIFYPNLKVDLRDDFSVKKLKSLLEDNNCSTIALGNGTACRETEQWITELKSQNILSKNIKYTIVNESGASIYSCTEEASKEFPNMDTNIISAVSIARRLQDPLSELIKIEPKHLGVGMYQHDLKEKTLTECLDEVIMECVSFVGVNLNTASVTLLRRVCGLNQTRATNIIEHRQKISYFKNRQQLKDVKGIGDKVFEQCAGFLRVAPISAEQESSFYKMKEVNRLDRTWIHPESYHIAEKLLKKCRLNNEDIFTEKCIEKLTEILPQKENFVKEFNTTDNVLQLIFDALTKSIDHDLRLDIDQKPLFKNECIKITDLKKGDCVTGRVENVTDFGSFVDIGVGRNGLIHNSKYMGISLNLGDHVEVEILDVDIGRGRIGLALKCVLNGAVR from the exons atggatTTATCATCAGAAAACGATGATGTACAAATTATAGAG GATTCtcctaaaaaaagaaaaaccactCGTAAAGTCACAACGAAGGTTGCTAAACCAACTGAAAAAAAGGTAACACGTAAACGAAAAGTTATAGAATCAAGCGATGATGACTTGGAAGAAAAG gaTTCTCCTAAGAAAAGAAAAACCACTCGTAAAGTTACAACAAAGACTGCTAAACCAACTGAAAAAAAGACAACACGTAAACGAAAAGTTGCAGAATCAGGCGATGATGACTTGGAAGAAAAg ATCGCTAAACCAACCACTAAAAAGGCGACACTCAAACTAAAAGAACAACAGTGCGATGATTTGGACgacgataaaattaaaaaacctagatttgaatataataataaatttgatagtaATGGACGACAATGGACCGAAGAACAATGGTTAGCCGAATCGAATCAAATTTCTGTTCCAGTtgcaagaaatataataaagttatttgAGAATGATAATTCGCTACCATTTATAGCACGATATCGAAGagatttaacaaataatatgacTCCAGAAGATTTACGAGCCGTCAAAGAatcatatgaaatattaataaatgttgaGAAAAAAGCTGACAATGTACTCAAATCACTCAAAACTCAAGGAATGTTAGAAAATCGTATTAAATATGCTGTTTTAAATGCTCGAACTATTGATGAAATTGATCATATT tatgCACCGTATAAACCAGGATCGAAAAAAACCCTTGCAGAACGTGCCAAAGAACTTGGTTTAGAAGAAGTTGCTTTAAATTACTTAAACGGTACAAGTTTGCAAGATTTAAATTATGTAGCAAATGAAAAACAGTTAAAATTTGACGATGTTAAAgatggaattattaatattattactcaTGTAGTTTCACATGATACGAAATGTTTGGAAAACATACGAAAATG GCAAGCAGAGGCTCgagatatttttattcatacaaaAATGAGTAAATCAAAAACGACCAAGGAAAAGTCAAATATAGAACAAAGTGAAAAATTTACGAATTAtatggattttaaaattaatgtaaattttatcaaacCACATCAG gtATTAGCTATAAATCGtggggaaaaattaaaaattttaagtgtaaaaGTTCAAATACCGGAGAGAAtaacgaaattattttattcattttgtaattCAAATTGGTTatcgaaaaatacaaatttttccgaAACGAAAATCAGTTGGCTACGAACCAATATTTTAAAGGATGCATTTACGAATGCATTTTCAAAATACC ttGAACCATTAATGGTTCGTTTAATTAGGACTGGATTAAAAGCTACAGCTGAAAAAGCTTCGATAAcagcttttgaaaataatttaaaagctaTGCTTTTAACACGAccctatcaaaataaaatattgggtATTGATCCTGGATTCAAGCATGGTTGTAAATATGCGTTAATATCAGAGACAGGCGATGTTATTTCAACTGgaatattttatccaaatttaaaaGTGGATCTGCGAGATGattttagtgtaaaaaaattaaaatcattgttGGAAGATAATAATTGTTCAACGATTGCCTTAGGGAATG GTACGGCTTGTCGCGAAACCGAACAATGGATAACCgaattaaaatcacaaaatattttatcaaaaaatatcaaatacacAATTGTCAACGAAAGTGGAGCCAGTATTTATTCGTGTACGGAAGAAGCCTCTAAAGAATTCCCAAACATGGATACGAATATAATAAGTGCTGTATCAATTGCACGTCGTCTCCAAGATCCGTTATCCGAGTTAATCAAAATCGAACCCAAACATTTGGGCGTTGGTATGTATCAACATGACTTAAAAGAGAAAACATTAACAGAATGTTTGGATGAAGTAATCATGGAATGTGTCAGTTTTGTTGGGGTTAATTTGAATACTGCTTCGGTCACCCTGTTACGACGAGTATGCGGTTTAAATCAAACTCGAGCTACAAATATTATAGAGCATCgtcaaaaaattagttattttaaaaatcgtcAGCAATTGAAAGATGTGAAAGGAATTGGGGATAAAGTGTTTGAACAGTGTGCTGGATTTTTGAGAGTTGCACCAATTAGTGCGGAACAGGAaagtagtttttataaaatgaaagaaGTGAATCGGTTGGATCGTACTTGGATACATCCTGAATCCTATCATATCGCTGAAAA gctTTTAAAGAAATGTCGATTAAATAATGAAGACATTTTTACCGAAAAATGTATCGAAAAACTTACAGAGATTTTACcgcaaaaagaaaattttgttaaagaatttAACACTACGGATAATGTACTACAATTAATCTTTGATGCTTTAACTAAATCGATAGATCACGATTTACGATTAGATATTGATCAAaaaccattatttaaaaatgaatgtataaaaataaccgatttaaaaaaggGCGATTGTGTTACAG gTCGAGTTGAAAATGTTACCGATTTTGGTAGTTTTGTGGATATAGGTGTAGGAAGAAATGGTTTGATccataattcaaaatatatggGAATTTCATTGAATTTAGGTGATCACGTTGAAGTTGAAATTCTGGATGTGGATATTGGGCGGGGAAGAATTGGTTTAGCATTAAAATGCGTATTAAATGGTGCCGTACGATAA
- the LOC123297331 gene encoding glutathione S-transferase C-terminal domain-containing protein homolog, translating into MCELYIKYYDHLRDNLFEVPLESLITLFICKYLTDVKIKKILIKDSNSRTFKHCVEINDYEFSETSVLCEMPCIYTKNTIIAGLCAVNREIIKNSQSEIDLLGFKSACLKAPNETSIWTKFCEIDMISTTNYLICDQNLNNIIPEDIIRLENHMCQPVRIHNMYKIAQNENKTITFQTPKNELNISHKFVEGPFMTIADLILWPQLYLIFNKFNFSTEIPLTYKWYENLSENTQIQKAISIFKVTKNICTKHFEKPFVKSESLYKADPKRYKPQNRIYTKQNDIDKALNIATKLSIESPGKPFGHEIEFDWNTIPIEANPNGGALPVSRADRKCEQLENLAKSVIKLAKAQDTIVDFCSGSGHLGILLAVKLPNCLIILLENKEESLSRAKDRVEKLQLENVKFLQCNLDYFSGDFNIGVSLHACGVATDLVIQHCLRRNAAFVCCPCCYGGVHDCHHLTYPRSRIFRESGLTLKDYLVLGHSADQTHGDEHVKSKQGNLCMNIIDTDRMFQAKEFKYAVCLGKLEPNTCTPKNNLVVGWPDDQNC; encoded by the coding sequence atgtgtgaactatatatcaaatattacgATCATCTTCGAGATAACCTTTTCGAAGTACCTCTCGAATCTTTAATAACGTTATTTatctgtaaatatttaacagatgttaaaattaaaaaaattttaattaaagattcgAATTCGAGAACTTTTAAACATTGTgttgaaataaatgattatgAATTTTCGGAAACATCAGTTTTATGTGAAATGCCgtgtatttatacaaaaaatacgaTAATCGCAGGTTTATGTGCTGTAAATcgtgaaattatcaaaaattcacaATCCGAAATCGATTTATTAGGTTTTAAAAGTGCATGTTTAAAAGCACCGAATGAAACATCGATATGGacgaaattttgtgaaattgatATGATTTCCACAACAAATTATCTTATTTGTGaccaaaatttgaataatattattccAGAAGATATTATTCGATTAGAAAATCATATGTGCCAACCGGTTCGTattcataatatgtataaaattgctcaaaacgaaaataaaactattacttTTCAAACTCCAAAAAATGAGTTAAATATATCACATAAATTCGTTGAAGGACCATTCATGACCATAGCCGATTTAATATTATGGCCTCaattatatctaatttttaataaatttaatttctcaaCCGAAATTCCATTAACGTATAAATGGTATGAAAATCTATCGGAAAACACTCAAATTCAAAAAGCGATCTCGATTTTTAAAGtaaccaaaaatatttgtacgaAACATTTCGAAAAACCGTTCGTTAAATCTGAAAGTCTGTATAAAGCTGATCCAAAACGATATAAACCACAAAATCGTATTTATACCAAACAAAATGATATCGATAAAGCTTTAAATATTGCCACGAAATTATCTATAGAATCACCAGGGAAACCTTTTGGACATGAAATTGAATTCGATTGGAATACAATTCCAATCGAAGCAAATCCTAATGGTGGTGCGTTACCGGTTTCTCGTGCTGATAGAAAATGCGAACAATTAGAAAATTTAGCTAAATCAGTTATAAAACTTGCAAAAGCACAGGATACCATTGTGGATTTTTGCAGTGGAAGTGGACATTTAGGAATTCTTCTTGCTGTGAAATTACCGAATtgtctaattattttattagaaaacaaagAAGAATCTTTATCAAGAGCTAAAGATCGAgtagaaaaattacaattagaaaatgtaaaatttctaCAATGTAACTTAGATTACTTTAGCGGTGATTTTAATATTGGCGTATCGTTACATGCGTGTGGTGTTGCAACGGATCTTGTAATACAGCACTGTTTACGAAGAAATGCTGCGTTTGTTTGTTGTCCTTGCTGTTATGGAGGTGTACATGATTGTCATCATTTAACGTATCCCCGAAGTCGTATTTTTCGAGAATCCGGTTTAACACTGAAAGATTATCTAGTATTAGGACATTCAGCGGATCAAACTCATGGCGATGAACATGTGAAAAGTAAACAGGGTAATCTTTGTATGAATATTATTGATACAGATCGAATGTTTCAAGCCAAAGAATTTAAATATGCCGTGTGTTTAGGTAAGTTAGAACCGAATACGTGTACaccgaaaaataatttagtggTTGGATGGCCTGATGATCAAAATTGTtag